A segment of the Georgenia sp. M64 genome:
ACGGTCGACGAAGAGCGCCGCCCCCCAGACCCCGATGATGCCGACGCCGCCGAGCAGGAGGAGAACCGGACCGACCTGGTTCTCCCGTGCGCCGGCGGCGAGGAGCAGCGGGGCGATGTAGGTCCAGGCGGCGAAGTGGCCCAGGAAGACGAGGGCGTTGGCCCCGCCGACGGCGGTGATGGTCGGGCGCCACCACGACCGGGTCGGGCGAGGCCCGGTGCGCCGTGGCACGCCCTCGGCCGCGGGCAGCAGGAGGGCGACGACGACGGTCAGCGCGGCAGCCATCGCGGCCACCGTGACGAACGCGGGCCGCCAGCCGATCGCCGTCCCGATGGAGGTGGCCAGCGGCACGCCGAGGATGTTCCCCAGGGACGCGCCCGACAGGACGATCGTGATGGCGCGGCCGACGAGGAGCGGCGGCACCAGGCGCGGGCCGTACCCGATGGCGACCGAGAAGAACAGGGCGTGGGAGACCCCGCCCAGCGCGCGCCCGAGGGCGAGGGTGGCGAAGCCGGGGGCGAGCGCCACGAGGACGTTGCTCAGCGTGTACCCGACGAGGGTCGCCAGGAGCACCGGCTTGCGCGGGAGCCGCGCCGTCACCATGGTCATCGGCACCGCCAGGACGGCGACCATGACGGCGTAGACGGTCACCAGCAGGCCCGCGCGGCCCTCCCCCACACCGAGGTCGCGGCCGATCTGGGGCAGGAGCCCCACGGGCAGCATCTCGGTGGTGATGGCGACGAACACCGCCAGCGCGAGCGCGAGCAGGCCCGGCAGGGCCGGGCGCAGGCCGCGCGCCTCGGGCGACGCCGGAGGGCTGGTGGGCATGGACGACCTCTCGCTCGGCGGGCGATGACGAGAATATCCGCCGCCGTGGTCCGCTCCCCCGGGCCGGGCCCCTGCCGGCCTGTGCCGCTGGTCACCGTGCACTGGTCGCCGCGGCGCGGCTCAGGGCGCGCGGACCAGCCCCACCCCGCGGTCGGCGACGTCGACCCCCGGGGCCAGCGCCGTCACGTCGGCGCGGGCGAGCATCCGCGCCGCGACCGTGTCCGCCCGGTAGGGCAGCGCGGAGGCACCGACCTCCTCCCACCACAGAGCGGCGACGCCCGCGACGTGCGGGGTGGCCATCGACGTCCCGCTGAGCGAGACGAGCCCGCCGGTGCCCGCCTCGGCGGACAGCACGCCCACGCCCGGGCCGGCGATCGCCGGGAAGGTGTTGGAGAAGGGGGCGATCTCCAGCCCCTGAGCCCCCTGCGCCAGGGCCCCGGTGGAGACGACGCCGTCGGCGGCCGCCGGGAGGGAGACCCCGATCTCGTA
Coding sequences within it:
- a CDS encoding MFS transporter; its protein translation is MPTSPPASPEARGLRPALPGLLALALAVFVAITTEMLPVGLLPQIGRDLGVGEGRAGLLVTVYAVMVAVLAVPMTMVTARLPRKPVLLATLVGYTLSNVLVALAPGFATLALGRALGGVSHALFFSVAIGYGPRLVPPLLVGRAITIVLSGASLGNILGVPLATSIGTAIGWRPAFVTVAAMAAALTVVVALLLPAAEGVPRRTGPRPTRSWWRPTITAVGGANALVFLGHFAAWTYIAPLLLAAGARENQVGPVLLLLGGVGIIGVWGAALFVDRRPRAGLLTTLTAMVLALVGLWLGQDSLGWVVAAAVLWSAAMGSVPTLTQAAALRTGDVGPDIAGALVNGTSNLGIAVGAALGGVVVGSAGVGAVPLLAAGVLLACLVVILLARRGFPTRP